From the Solanum pennellii chromosome 4, SPENNV200 genome, one window contains:
- the LOC107016365 gene encoding purple acid phosphatase 23, producing the protein MKKICTTLWLQFFVVTIFAKRIPTTLDGPFEPVTHRFDPLLHKGSDDLPMDHPRLKRNVTSFFPEQIALALSANSSSMWISWITGEAQIGLNVTPHDPETVASEVWYGKESGKYIMKQNGVSVVYSQLYPFEGLWNYSSGIIHHVKIDGLEPETKYYYKCGDSSLAAMSDELEFETFPLPAPNKYPRRIAVVGDLGLTSNTTTTIDHLIMNDPSMILMVGDLTYANQYLTTGGKGASCYSCQFPDAPIRETFQPRWDGWGRFMELLISRVPMMVIEGNHEIEPQAAGLTFQSYLTRYSVPSKESGSTSNLYYSFNAGGIHFIMLGAYVDYNQTSAQYSWLQHDLKKVDRGVTPWLVAAWHSPWYNSYSSHYQEFECMRQEMEEILYIYRVDIVFSGHVHAYERMNRVYNYTLDPCGPVYITVGDGGNIEKVDADHADDPGKCPSPGDNIPEFGGVCHMNFSSGPAKGKFCWDRQPEWSAYRESSFGHGILEMVNSTHALWTWHRNQDIYHENSHGDQIYIVRQPQSCSVDSKVPSHLLQRDSRLSPSIPLALEHCSCTSILSC; encoded by the exons ATGAAGAAAATTTGTACTACACTTTGGTTACAATTTTTTGTTGTAACAATATTTGCTAAGAGAATACCAACAACATTGGATGGACCATTTGAGCCAGTAACTCATAGATTTGATCCTTTGTTGCATAAAGGAAGTGATGATTTGCCAATGGATCATCCAAGGCTTAAGAGGAATGTAACTTCATTTTTTCCAGAACAAATTGCTCTTGCTTTGTCAGCTAATTCATCTTCAATGTGGATTTCTTGGATCACTG GTGAAGCTCAGATTGGTCTAAATGTGACTCCACACGATCCCGAAACAGTGGCTAGTGAGGTATGGTATGGGAAGGAAAGTGGGAAGTACATAATGAAGCAAAATGGAGTTTCAGTTGTTTACAGTCAACTGTATCCATTTGAAGGGCTATGGAACTACAGTTCTGGCATCATTCATCATGTGAAAATTGATG GTCTTGAACCTGAAACAAAATATTACTACAAGTGTGGTGATAGTTCTTTAGCAGCAATGAGTGATGAACTTGAATTTGAGACCTTTCCATTGCCTGCACCTAACAAGTATCCACGACGAATAGCAGTTGTTGGTGACTTGGGTCTTACAAGCAATACAACCACAACCATTGATCATCTCATAATGAATGATCCTTCCATGATATTGATGGTTGGAGATTTAACTTACGCGAATCAATACCTTACCACTGGTGGTAAAGGAGCTTCATGTTATTCTTGTCAGTTTCCAGATGCACCGATAAGAGAAACATTTCAACCTCGATGGGATGGATGGGGAAG GTTTATGGAGCTGTTAATCTCAAGAGTTCCAATGATGGTAATCGAAGGAAACCACGAGATTGAGCCTCAAGCAGCAGGGCTCACATTCCAATCATATTTGACAAGATATTCTGTTCCTTCAAAGGAATCTGGATCTACTAGTAACCTTTACTACTCTTTTAATGCCGGAGGAATCCATTTCATCATGCTAGGAGCCTACGTTGATTATAATCAGACGA GTGCTCAGTATTCTTGGCTTCAGCATGATCTAAAAAAAGTAGATCGTGGCGTGACTCCTTGGCTGGTGGCTGCATGGCATTCTCCTTGGTACAATAGCTATTCTTCACACTACCAAGAATTTGAGTGCATGAGGCAGGAAATGGAagaaatactatatatatatcgCGTTGATATAGTTTTCTCCGGTCAT GTACATGCATATGAGCGAATGAATCGAGTCTACAACTATACTTTGGATCCATGTGGTCCTGTTTACATAACAGTCGGAGATGGTGGTAATATTGAGAAAGTTGACGCTGATCATGCAGATGATCCTGGGAAATGTCCTTCACCAGGTGACAACATTCCAGAATTTGGAGGTGTATGTCACATGAACTTTAGCAGTGGACCTGCCAAAGGAAAATTTTGCTGGGATAGACAACCAGAATGGAGTGCATATAGAGAGAGCAGCTTCGGGCACGGGATACTGGAG ATGGTAAATTCAACTCATGCATTGTGGACTTGGCACCGCAATCAGGATATTTATCATGAAAACAGTCATGGTgatcaaatatatattgtaaGACAACCTCAGTCTTGCTCTGTTGACTCAAAGGTACCGTCTCATCTACTTCAAAG GGATAGCAGGTTGAGTCCATCAATACCATTGGCGTTGGAACACTGCAGCTGCACGAGTATTCTCTCTTGTTAA
- the LOC107015796 gene encoding protein SLOW GREEN 1, chloroplastic: protein MVSSIATKIPLCLHSSTLNHNSNVVQPISLKTLFLPPLYSPKTLNTLYPKLQAPSKSQNSAILTCSWKPQKGISKFFSEKIVVLLVGSFLFMGIRAKRVLSLPQPVQGSSVVETQEGDSEEEVMCMKLLEKNPRDVDALKTIVNVKMRKGKTKEALKYVEKLIKVQPREMEWRLLEALCYEMMGQLSKAKRLFKEILKQKPLLLRALHGLAMVMHKNVEGPAVFEMLNGALEVARQEKRLNEERNIKILVAQMYVVKGELEEALQKFKLLVQENPRDFRPYLCQGIVYSLLDKKKEADEQFEIYRSLVPKEFPQRGFLDDVVLAAKTETREQLEKEFKNEFSYKT, encoded by the exons ATGGTTTCTTCAATTGCCACTAAAATCCCACTTTGCCTACACTCATCAACCCTCAATCACAACTCAAATGTTGTTCAACCCATTTCCCTCAAAACCCTTTTTCTTCCTCCCCTTTACAGTCCCAAAACCCTGAATACTCTTTACCCCAAGCTCCAAGCACCTTCCAAATCCCAAAATTCAGCTATTTTGACCTGTTCTTGGAAACCCCAGAAAGGAATTTCCAAGTTTTTCAGTGAAAAGATTGTTGTTTTACTTGTTGGGTCATTCTTGTTTATGGGTATAAGGGCTAAACGTGTATTGTCATTGCCACAACCAGTTCAAGGAAGTAGTGTTGTTGAGACCCAAGAAGGAGATAGTGAGGAAGAAGTGATGTGTATGAAGTTGTTGGAGAAGAATCCGAGAGATGTTGATGCTTTGAAGACTATTGTTAATGTGAAGATGAGGAAAGGGAAGACTAAAGAGGCTTTGAAGTATGTGGAGAAGCTGATTAAGGTTCAGCCTAGAGAAATGGAGTGGAGGCTTTTGGAGGCTCTTTGTTATGAGATGATGGGGCAGTTAAGTAAGGCTAAGAGGTTGTTTAAGGAGATTTTGAAGCAGAAGCCTCTCTTGCTTAGAGCATTGCAT GGTTTAGCTATGGTGATGCACAAAAACGTTGAAGGTCCTGCTGTTTTTGAGATGCTAAATGGTGCTCTAGAAGTTGCTCGTCAGGAAAAAAGACTCAATGAGGAacgaaacataaaaatattagtCGCACAAATGTATGTTGTTAAG GGTGAGTTAGAAGAGGCCTTACAGAAGTTTAAACTTCTTGTCCAAGAGAACCCAAGAGACTTCAGGCCTTATCTGTGCCAG GGAATAGTCTACAGTTTGTTGGACAAGAAGAAAGAAGCCGATGAACAGTTTGAGATATATCGAAGTCTTGTACCCAAAGAATTTCCCCAGAGAGGTTTCCTTGATGATGTGGTGTTGGCTGCAAAGACAGAAACTAGGGAACAACTTGAGAAGGAGTTCAAGAATGAATTCTCTTACAAGACATGA